From Chryseobacterium salivictor, a single genomic window includes:
- a CDS encoding M3 family metallopeptidase, which produces MQNSLLQTFTTKYQSAPFNDIKEEHFLPAFQELIKVSEKEIDGIVENREEPTFENVIEALAFSGEKLEVVSSIFFNLNSAETNDEIQKIAQEVSPLLTEFSANISQNKALFEKIKKVFDQKEKYSLNDEQQMLLNETYKGFVRSGALLNEADKEKFKNISIELSTKSLQFGQNVLAETNNYFKHITEEKELAGIPEAILQQYRDEAKERNLDGFVVTLQYPSFLPLMTYAENRELRKELALANGKKSFQNNEFDNQNLIKEIIALKQQKAKLLGYKNYADYVLEERMAKSPEKVKSFLNELLEKAKPFAEKEIEELKTLAKADGIEQMESYDHTFYAEKLRKQKFDIDDEELKPYFQLEKVQDAVFGLAKTLFGLEFKETTEIQKYHEEVKTYEIFEGGTFKALLYTDYFPRKGKRAGAWMTSFKSQSIKNGKNNRPHISVVCNFSKPTSDTPSLLTFQEVTTLFHEFGHALHGILANTTYPNLSGTSVKWDFVELPSQFLENYCYEPEFLKTFAKHYETGEVLPNEKILKISDSKNFMEGYQTLRQIGFGILDMGYHTIPEKVADIKTFEVEETKATNLYPSNPETVMSTSFSHIFQGGYSAGYYSYKWAEVLDADAFQYFKENGIFNPEIAAKYKVLLSSGGTKDPMELYKNFRGSEPKVESLLKRAFG; this is translated from the coding sequence ATGCAAAATTCATTATTACAAACATTTACCACAAAATATCAATCCGCGCCGTTCAATGATATTAAAGAAGAACATTTTCTTCCTGCTTTTCAGGAACTCATTAAAGTTTCGGAGAAGGAAATCGATGGAATTGTTGAAAACAGAGAAGAACCCACTTTCGAAAACGTGATCGAAGCTTTGGCTTTCTCAGGTGAAAAACTTGAAGTGGTTTCCAGTATTTTTTTCAATTTGAATTCTGCCGAAACCAATGATGAAATCCAGAAAATCGCCCAGGAAGTTTCGCCGCTTTTAACAGAATTCTCGGCCAATATTTCTCAAAACAAAGCTCTTTTTGAAAAGATAAAAAAAGTGTTTGACCAAAAAGAAAAATACAGTCTGAATGATGAACAGCAAATGCTTTTAAATGAAACTTACAAAGGTTTTGTAAGAAGCGGTGCTTTGTTAAATGAGGCTGACAAAGAAAAGTTTAAAAACATCAGCATTGAATTATCCACGAAATCACTGCAGTTCGGGCAAAATGTTTTGGCAGAAACCAATAATTATTTCAAACATATTACCGAAGAAAAAGAACTGGCAGGAATTCCGGAAGCGATTTTACAGCAATACCGCGACGAAGCCAAAGAGCGAAATCTAGACGGTTTTGTGGTGACTTTGCAATATCCGAGTTTTCTTCCGTTGATGACTTACGCTGAAAACCGGGAGCTGCGGAAAGAACTGGCGTTAGCAAACGGGAAAAAATCTTTCCAAAATAATGAATTCGACAATCAGAATTTAATTAAAGAAATCATTGCTCTGAAACAGCAAAAAGCAAAACTTCTGGGTTACAAAAATTACGCTGATTATGTTCTGGAAGAAAGAATGGCGAAATCTCCGGAGAAAGTAAAATCATTTTTAAATGAACTTTTAGAGAAAGCAAAACCTTTTGCAGAAAAAGAAATCGAGGAACTGAAAACCTTAGCAAAAGCAGACGGCATTGAGCAAATGGAAAGTTATGACCACACATTCTACGCCGAAAAATTGCGCAAACAAAAATTCGATATCGATGATGAAGAACTGAAACCCTATTTCCAGTTAGAGAAAGTTCAGGACGCTGTTTTCGGTCTGGCCAAAACGCTTTTTGGGTTAGAATTTAAGGAAACTACGGAAATTCAGAAATATCACGAAGAAGTAAAAACCTACGAAATCTTCGAAGGCGGAACATTCAAAGCCCTGCTCTATACTGATTATTTCCCAAGAAAAGGCAAAAGAGCCGGCGCCTGGATGACGAGTTTTAAAAGCCAGTCCATTAAAAATGGTAAAAATAACCGTCCCCATATTTCTGTGGTCTGCAATTTTTCAAAACCGACTTCCGACACGCCAAGTTTATTGACTTTTCAAGAAGTAACGACGCTTTTCCATGAATTCGGACATGCTTTACACGGTATTTTGGCGAACACAACTTACCCGAATCTTTCAGGAACTTCGGTAAAATGGGATTTTGTGGAACTTCCGTCGCAGTTTTTAGAAAACTATTGCTATGAACCCGAATTCCTGAAAACCTTTGCTAAACATTATGAAACCGGCGAAGTTTTACCAAACGAAAAAATTCTAAAAATCTCAGATTCCAAGAACTTTATGGAAGGTTATCAAACTTTAAGACAAATCGGATTTGGAATTCTGGATATGGGCTACCATACGATTCCTGAAAAAGTGGCCGATATCAAAACCTTTGAAGTAGAAGAAACCAAAGCGACCAATCTTTACCCAAGCAACCCCGAAACGGTGATGAGTACAAGCTTTTCCCATATTTTTCAGGGAGGATATTCCGCGGGATATTATTCTTATAAATGGGCGGAAGTTTTAGATGCCGATGCTTTTCAGTATTTTAAAGAAAATGGGATCTTCAACCCGGAAATCGCAGCGAAATATAAAGTTTTGCTTTCTTCCGGCGGAACAAAAGATCCAATGGAACTGTATAAAAACTTCAGAGGAAGCGAACCGAAAGTAGAGAGTTTGCTGAAGAGAGCATTTGGATAA
- a CDS encoding DUF6263 family protein, giving the protein MKKFTAIALLSITLVACKKETKTVTKVDPQTGKTITVEVPTSGTDSLKIEQTAEQVLAIRDSLGVYRQTFKLEKGQTYPLVTYQKDVQTMTAPDGKSQSGTSETTDEMSFTVNDFKDGVYDITINLTGKRNSQSANGKTVTVDTKQAEPKEEQLKMMWKVNKALVGNKLKLKMTETGKVISITGFDAVYNKISASVGSTIKDAKDKAGFINSFKQSFNEKMLKDQFTKNLVLIPAKGVKIGDKWSASENATPDGKIKLTTTYTLKSVGDGIAQISVAGGIPKKSDKQTQEGVTRSMSSELSQNGTITLDQKTGWVKNQNIAVKTTQAETLSDGKQSQTMKSVSNSTVIVNPSK; this is encoded by the coding sequence ATGAAAAAATTCACAGCCATTGCGCTTCTTTCTATAACATTAGTTGCCTGTAAAAAAGAAACCAAAACCGTTACCAAAGTTGATCCCCAAACCGGAAAAACCATCACCGTAGAAGTCCCAACTTCCGGCACCGATTCATTGAAAATTGAACAAACAGCAGAACAGGTTCTTGCAATTAGAGATTCTCTGGGAGTTTACAGGCAGACTTTCAAATTAGAAAAAGGCCAGACTTATCCTTTGGTCACTTACCAGAAAGATGTTCAGACAATGACCGCTCCAGATGGAAAATCGCAAAGTGGCACCAGCGAAACGACCGACGAAATGTCATTTACGGTTAATGATTTTAAAGACGGCGTTTATGATATTACCATCAATTTAACAGGAAAAAGAAATTCCCAATCGGCGAATGGTAAAACGGTGACTGTTGATACGAAACAAGCCGAACCCAAAGAGGAGCAGCTGAAAATGATGTGGAAAGTGAATAAAGCTTTGGTCGGAAATAAATTAAAGTTGAAAATGACCGAAACCGGAAAAGTGATTTCCATCACAGGTTTTGATGCGGTTTATAACAAAATTAGTGCTTCTGTGGGATCAACAATAAAAGATGCCAAAGACAAAGCCGGCTTTATCAACAGTTTTAAACAAAGCTTTAATGAAAAAATGCTGAAAGATCAGTTCACCAAAAATCTGGTTTTGATTCCGGCAAAAGGAGTGAAGATTGGCGATAAATGGTCTGCAAGCGAAAATGCCACGCCGGACGGAAAAATAAAATTGACTACAACATACACGCTGAAAAGTGTGGGCGACGGAATTGCACAAATTTCGGTTGCGGGAGGAATTCCTAAAAAATCGGATAAACAAACCCAGGAAGGGGTCACCAGATCAATGAGTTCTGAGTTGTCACAGAATGGAACAATCACTTTGGATCAAAAAACCGGTTGGGTGAAAAATCAGAATATTGCGGTGAAAACAACCCAAGCAGAAACACTTTCAGATGGTAAACAGTCTCAAACAATGAAATCTGTTTCTAATTCAACGGTTATTGTAAATCCTTCAAAATAG
- a CDS encoding ABC transporter permease, which yields MNFPLYFSKKIAFSKDNKNNLSRVIVFIGRLSVALGVIVSLITISTGVGSKKAIKERMADFSGHISVKSKQSNNSYNSSILSNDGLLLDKIKALPDVASTQKYVAVSGILRNEHNFAGIIFKGVGKDFDSARFRKFLVAGHAPVITEQGFNNGICISQKIATDLHLKIKDSIVAIFSKENQSPLYRKFEVVGIYKTDIKMIDDLFVIGGINHARKIQGMKDAEIGGIDIFLKNINNIDDDTPKIDELVGYKNYTVKATDEYPQIMDFIAIFDTNIALIITIMLVVVIINIIMVLLILIIERTNSIGMLKTLGATNGQIRMIFINYTLMIMIPGLVFGNLIGLAFLFIQKYFGIITLNPENYYISVVPVEINLIQIVSISLGILIVSGISLVLPSYLISKISPVKAIKYN from the coding sequence TTGAATTTTCCGTTATATTTTTCTAAAAAAATTGCTTTTTCCAAAGATAACAAAAATAATCTTTCACGGGTTATTGTCTTTATTGGTAGGCTTTCCGTCGCGCTTGGCGTGATTGTTTCGCTCATCACCATTTCGACCGGTGTGGGGTCCAAGAAAGCCATCAAAGAAAGAATGGCCGATTTCTCCGGGCACATTTCGGTAAAATCCAAGCAGTCCAACAATTCCTACAATTCCTCCATTTTAAGTAATGACGGTCTTCTGCTCGATAAAATAAAAGCCCTCCCCGATGTGGCTTCTACCCAAAAATATGTTGCAGTAAGCGGGATTCTGCGGAACGAACATAATTTCGCCGGCATCATTTTTAAAGGAGTCGGCAAAGATTTTGACTCGGCCAGATTCCGTAAATTTTTAGTGGCCGGACATGCGCCTGTAATTACCGAACAGGGATTTAACAATGGAATTTGCATATCGCAAAAAATAGCAACCGATCTTCATTTAAAAATTAAAGACAGTATCGTCGCGATCTTTTCCAAAGAAAACCAAAGTCCTTTATACCGAAAATTTGAGGTGGTTGGGATTTATAAGACCGACATCAAGATGATTGATGATTTATTCGTCATTGGCGGAATTAACCATGCCCGGAAAATTCAGGGAATGAAAGATGCTGAAATTGGTGGAATCGATATTTTCCTGAAAAACATTAATAATATTGATGACGATACCCCCAAAATCGACGAACTGGTCGGTTATAAAAACTATACGGTAAAAGCCACCGATGAATATCCGCAGATTATGGATTTCATTGCGATTTTCGACACCAATATTGCCCTGATTATTACCATTATGCTGGTCGTGGTGATCATTAACATCATTATGGTTTTATTGATTTTAATTATTGAAAGAACCAATTCCATCGGAATGCTGAAAACCCTGGGCGCAACCAATGGACAAATCCGAATGATATTCATTAATTATACTTTAATGATTATGATTCCCGGTTTGGTCTTCGGAAATTTAATTGGACTGGCGTTTTTATTCATTCAAAAGTATTTCGGCATCATTACATTAAATCCTGAAAACTACTATATAAGTGTTGTTCCTGTCGAAATCAATTTGATCCAGATTGTATCAATATCTTTGGGAATCCTTATCGTTTCAGGCATCTCATTAGTCCTGCCGAGTTATTTGATCAGTAAAATATCTCCGGTAAAAGCCATTAAATACAATTAA
- a CDS encoding GxxExxY protein, which translates to MITQKYITDLTYRINGACIEVHKLLGSGLSEIVYHKALEKEFQLREMSYQSEFKIPIVYKGENLDCDFKCDFLIENLIILEIKSVAAILDIHKSQVLNYMNLLKVPKGILVNFNVKNLYHFGQETFINKYFDQYD; encoded by the coding sequence ATGATAACTCAGAAATACATAACAGATCTAACTTATAGGATTAATGGAGCTTGCATTGAAGTCCATAAACTCCTAGGTTCTGGACTGTCTGAAATTGTGTATCATAAAGCTTTGGAAAAAGAATTTCAATTGAGAGAAATGAGTTATCAGTCTGAATTTAAAATTCCTATTGTCTATAAAGGAGAAAATTTAGATTGCGACTTTAAATGTGATTTTTTAATTGAAAATTTGATTATTCTCGAAATTAAATCTGTTGCGGCCATTTTAGATATTCATAAATCGCAGGTTTTAAATTACATGAATTTATTAAAAGTTCCAAAAGGTATTCTTGTAAATTTTAATGTTAAAAATTTGTATCATTTTGGTCAAGAGACTTTTATCAATAAATATTTTGATCAATATGATTGA
- a CDS encoding PLP-dependent cysteine synthase family protein, with translation MKYAQNILETIGNTPLVKLNKVLGEDFPAMVLAKVETFNPGNSVKDRMALKMIEDAEKDGRLKPGGTIIEGTSGNTGMGLALAAIVKGYKCIFVTNAKQSKEKNDILRAVGAEVIVCPTDVTPEDPRSYYSVSKRLGEEIENGWYVNQYDNLSNRQAHYEQTAPEIWEQTDGKLTHFVAGAGTGGTVTGCGTFFKEKNADIKVIGVDTYGSILKEYHETGEFHPEHAHSYITEGIGEDIIPQNYDMSVIDHFEKVTDKDGAIYARKLAKEEGIFCGYSAGSAIAALIQMKDKFTKDDVIVVLLHDHGSRYVGKIYNDEWMKEMGWL, from the coding sequence ATGAAATACGCACAAAATATTCTTGAAACCATCGGAAATACGCCGCTTGTAAAACTTAATAAAGTTTTGGGTGAAGATTTCCCGGCTATGGTTTTAGCAAAAGTAGAAACCTTCAACCCAGGAAATTCTGTAAAAGACAGAATGGCTTTGAAAATGATTGAAGATGCCGAGAAAGACGGTAGATTAAAACCCGGAGGAACCATTATCGAGGGGACTTCCGGAAATACGGGAATGGGTTTGGCTTTGGCCGCAATTGTAAAAGGCTACAAATGTATTTTCGTAACTAACGCGAAACAGTCTAAAGAAAAAAATGATATTTTAAGAGCAGTTGGCGCTGAAGTAATCGTTTGTCCAACAGACGTAACGCCAGAAGATCCACGTTCTTATTACAGTGTTTCGAAGCGGTTGGGAGAAGAAATTGAAAATGGTTGGTATGTGAATCAATATGATAATTTATCAAACAGACAGGCACATTACGAACAAACTGCACCAGAAATTTGGGAACAAACCGACGGAAAACTCACGCATTTTGTTGCAGGCGCAGGAACGGGCGGAACCGTAACCGGTTGTGGAACGTTCTTCAAAGAAAAAAATGCTGACATCAAAGTGATCGGAGTCGATACTTACGGTTCCATTTTAAAAGAATATCATGAAACGGGCGAATTTCATCCGGAACACGCTCATTCTTACATTACAGAGGGAATCGGCGAAGATATCATTCCTCAAAATTACGACATGTCGGTGATCGACCATTTCGAAAAAGTGACTGATAAAGACGGTGCCATTTATGCTAGAAAATTAGCGAAAGAAGAAGGTATTTTCTGTGGCTATTCTGCCGGAAGTGCCATTGCCGCTTTGATTCAGATGAAAGACAAATTTACCAAAGATGATGTGATCGTCGTTTTACTGCATGATCACGGCTCCCGATATGTAGGCAAAATCTATAATGATGAGTGGATGAAAGAAATGGGTTGGTTGTAA
- a CDS encoding glycosyltransferase family protein: MKSPKKILIITYYWPPAGGPGVQRWLKFVKYLPDFGWKPTVFIPENPSYPIIDETLGKEVSDDLEIIKRKIWEPYQIAEIFGKDNKKFKAGQFDVGKNQSWKSKLSIWVRGNFFIPDARVFWVKPSVKFLKEYLKENHFDAFVTTGPPHSMHLIGLELKKEFPQLKWVADFRDPWTEISYYKHLKLTKSADHKHRNLEQQVFEKADITLATSFSDAENFRQKGANAFCITNGFDRNVSVAEQSQSDHRENFTLSYIGVLEQLRNPKILWKVLHEIIAANNDFRNNFQLKFVGRIDDKILAEIKQSELRDLINNLGYLSHSEANVEMNESDLLLITNFPDESSKGIIPGKIFEYLATGKQILSFGPEESDVKKILSETNAGKHFSYADESALKAFLLQQFEDWKSGTPDSKTHNIEQFSRKKLTQKLTELLGVFQLEFNKIR; the protein is encoded by the coding sequence ATGAAATCTCCTAAGAAAATATTAATCATCACCTATTATTGGCCGCCAGCCGGCGGACCAGGTGTTCAGCGTTGGTTGAAATTCGTGAAGTATTTACCCGATTTCGGCTGGAAACCCACCGTTTTTATTCCTGAAAATCCGAGTTATCCGATTATTGATGAAACACTAGGAAAAGAAGTTTCAGACGATTTAGAAATTATTAAAAGAAAAATTTGGGAACCTTATCAAATCGCCGAAATTTTCGGGAAAGACAATAAGAAATTCAAAGCCGGACAATTTGATGTCGGTAAAAACCAAAGCTGGAAATCTAAACTTTCGATTTGGGTGCGCGGCAATTTTTTTATTCCAGATGCCCGGGTTTTTTGGGTGAAACCTTCTGTGAAATTTCTTAAAGAATATTTAAAGGAAAATCACTTTGATGCTTTTGTGACAACCGGCCCTCCGCATTCGATGCATTTGATTGGCTTGGAATTAAAGAAAGAATTTCCGCAATTAAAATGGGTTGCCGATTTCCGTGATCCGTGGACAGAAATCTCTTATTATAAACATTTAAAACTCACAAAATCTGCCGATCATAAACATAGAAACCTCGAACAGCAGGTTTTTGAAAAGGCGGATATCACTTTAGCGACGAGTTTCTCCGATGCGGAAAACTTCAGGCAAAAAGGGGCCAACGCATTTTGTATTACTAACGGTTTTGATCGGAACGTTTCGGTCGCGGAGCAGAGCCAAAGTGACCACAGAGAAAATTTCACTTTAAGTTATATCGGCGTTCTTGAACAGTTACGCAATCCGAAAATTCTTTGGAAAGTTTTACATGAAATAATTGCAGCAAATAACGATTTTAGAAATAATTTTCAGTTAAAATTTGTCGGTAGAATTGATGATAAAATTTTGGCTGAAATCAAGCAGTCGGAACTGCGCGATTTAATAAATAATTTAGGTTATCTATCTCATTCAGAGGCAAATGTAGAAATGAACGAGTCGGATTTATTACTGATTACCAATTTCCCTGATGAAAGTTCGAAAGGAATTATTCCCGGAAAAATTTTCGAATATTTGGCGACCGGAAAACAGATTCTTTCATTCGGTCCGGAAGAAAGTGATGTCAAGAAAATATTAAGTGAAACCAACGCCGGAAAACATTTTTCTTACGCTGATGAATCAGCATTAAAAGCGTTTTTACTGCAACAGTTCGAGGATTGGAAATCGGGAACGCCAGATTCGAAAACGCACAATATTGAGCAATTCTCCCGAAAAAAACTGACTCAAAAACTGACTGAACTTTTGGGAGTTTTCCAACTTGAATTCAATAAAATTCGGTAA
- a CDS encoding YfhO family protein: protein MLKNKNLIFIIGSLVVFIVLAVIYANPVLTGKQLFQHDIVQYKGGAKELLDYRAENGKETYWSDSMFGGMPTYQMGAQFRGDVIKNIDDLLNFLPKPANYIFLLFSGFFLLGLVAVRNWKYALLGATFFGLSTYFYIALAAGHNGKIHTVAYFAPLLAGILLVYIRKKYVVGFIVTALFMGLQIAANHPQMTYYLFIALAFLFLSELIRAFQGKTDWKHFGISTGVLALAFVLGIGMNSQRIMANSEYITETVRGKQILDNEKHSADKSGMDKESMLMWSYGKLETLNLFIPRLMGGASNEEGSDQMMAKLQQLVQENVTSQQEMDRISKGFSSLAYWGEQPGTSGPAYQGAVVCFLAVLGFFFAWKKYRYWILGASVLTVLLAWGSNFMIVSDFFIDYVPFYNKFRAPSSILVVVELLFPLIAIVGLYRFFNSNEKTETSSDNILTEDYKKKTLIYVSSAVLGITFILLLFGKSILGFYTPSEKNYLPPFLLDFLVDERFKMFSIDAVKAIVFVAVTAGVLFLSLKNKITQNIAIVIIGLVSLFDLWSVNKRYLNNDNFIDKSFTENPFQTENSELLMQKVGDNANLKSLLDNADMNKTLETLAEKDRGHYRIYNQILGPFNETNTSYFKSSVGGYHAVKLRRYDDLINEYFGKMDTVKVPRILNMLNTKYMIFGSPEQPKVVTNADANGNAWFVSELKFAGTPNEELDEIGVIDNKRVAVIAKADQKYFDGKPLQQDSTAFLDLKKYEANELEFTSQSKTPQLAVFSEIYYPKGWKMFVDEKEVPYIKADYLLRAVYVPAGKHSIKMIFAPEVIAKGKVISMIAFALFLLLSGLGIYFIYRKRDKRNFLNMKEFKR, encoded by the coding sequence ATGTTAAAAAATAAAAACTTAATTTTCATTATCGGAAGCCTGGTGGTTTTCATTGTGCTGGCGGTTATTTATGCCAATCCTGTTTTGACTGGGAAGCAACTTTTTCAGCATGATATCGTTCAGTACAAAGGCGGCGCCAAAGAACTCCTGGATTACCGTGCAGAAAATGGAAAAGAAACCTACTGGAGCGATTCTATGTTTGGCGGTATGCCGACTTATCAAATGGGTGCGCAGTTTCGCGGTGATGTTATTAAAAATATTGATGATCTGCTGAACTTTTTACCGAAGCCAGCGAACTATATTTTTCTTCTTTTTTCCGGATTTTTTCTTTTAGGTTTAGTTGCAGTTAGAAATTGGAAATACGCACTTTTGGGTGCTACTTTTTTTGGGCTTTCTACATATTTCTATATTGCACTTGCTGCCGGACATAACGGTAAAATACACACCGTTGCTTATTTTGCACCACTTTTAGCGGGAATACTTTTGGTGTATATCCGCAAAAAATATGTGGTCGGATTTATTGTGACGGCACTTTTTATGGGCTTGCAAATTGCCGCTAATCACCCGCAGATGACCTATTATCTGTTTATCGCGCTTGCTTTTTTATTCTTATCAGAACTCATTCGTGCGTTTCAGGGGAAAACCGATTGGAAACATTTTGGTATTTCAACGGGAGTTTTGGCACTTGCATTTGTTCTTGGAATTGGAATGAATTCCCAGCGGATCATGGCGAATTCAGAATACATCACCGAAACCGTTCGCGGAAAGCAAATTTTAGATAATGAAAAACATTCTGCCGACAAGTCGGGCATGGATAAAGAAAGCATGTTGATGTGGAGCTATGGCAAACTGGAAACTTTGAATCTGTTTATTCCCCGGTTAATGGGCGGTGCAAGCAATGAAGAAGGTTCTGATCAAATGATGGCGAAACTGCAGCAATTGGTTCAGGAAAATGTGACTTCCCAACAGGAAATGGACCGGATTTCTAAAGGCTTCAGCTCACTTGCTTACTGGGGCGAACAACCGGGAACTTCCGGACCGGCTTATCAGGGAGCGGTAGTTTGTTTTCTGGCCGTTTTAGGATTTTTCTTTGCTTGGAAGAAATACAGATACTGGATTTTAGGAGCGTCAGTTTTGACCGTTCTTTTGGCTTGGGGAAGCAACTTTATGATCGTTTCCGATTTCTTCATCGATTACGTTCCTTTCTATAATAAATTCAGAGCGCCGAGTTCTATTTTGGTCGTTGTCGAATTATTATTTCCATTGATTGCAATTGTAGGATTGTACCGTTTCTTTAATTCTAATGAAAAAACGGAAACATCTTCTGATAACATATTAACAGAGGATTACAAGAAGAAAACTTTGATTTATGTAAGTTCTGCAGTTTTAGGAATTACCTTTATATTACTCCTTTTCGGAAAATCAATTTTAGGATTTTATACGCCTTCGGAAAAAAACTATCTTCCGCCGTTTTTATTGGATTTTTTAGTGGATGAAAGATTTAAAATGTTCAGTATCGATGCGGTAAAAGCAATTGTTTTCGTAGCGGTGACAGCGGGAGTTTTATTTTTAAGTTTAAAGAATAAAATCACTCAGAACATAGCGATTGTCATTATCGGTTTGGTGAGTTTATTTGATTTGTGGAGTGTGAATAAAAGGTATCTGAACAATGATAATTTCATTGATAAATCTTTTACCGAAAATCCTTTCCAGACCGAAAATTCAGAATTGTTGATGCAGAAAGTAGGCGATAACGCCAATTTGAAATCACTGCTGGATAATGCGGATATGAACAAGACTCTGGAGACTCTTGCAGAAAAAGACCGTGGACATTACCGGATTTATAATCAGATTTTAGGACCATTTAATGAAACCAATACTTCTTATTTTAAATCATCTGTCGGAGGTTATCACGCGGTGAAATTACGGAGGTATGATGATCTGATCAACGAGTATTTTGGCAAAATGGATACGGTAAAAGTTCCTCGAATCCTGAATATGCTGAATACCAAGTATATGATTTTTGGCAGTCCCGAGCAGCCGAAAGTGGTAACCAATGCTGATGCAAATGGCAACGCGTGGTTTGTTTCTGAATTAAAATTTGCCGGTACACCAAATGAAGAATTGGATGAGATCGGAGTAATTGATAATAAAAGAGTGGCTGTAATTGCGAAAGCAGACCAGAAATATTTTGACGGAAAACCTTTGCAGCAGGATTCTACCGCATTTTTGGATCTGAAAAAATACGAAGCCAACGAACTCGAATTCACTTCTCAATCGAAAACGCCGCAATTAGCTGTATTCTCGGAAATCTATTATCCAAAAGGTTGGAAAATGTTTGTTGATGAAAAAGAAGTTCCTTACATCAAAGCAGATTATTTGTTAAGAGCAGTATACGTTCCCGCCGGAAAACACAGCATAAAAATGATTTTCGCACCGGAAGTAATCGCAAAAGGAAAAGTAATTTCGATGATCGCATTTGCATTATTTTTATTGTTGAGCGGATTGGGAATTTATTTCATTTACCGCAAAAGAGACAAAAGAAATTTTTTAAATATGAAGGAGTTCAAAAGATAG
- a CDS encoding SRPBCC family protein has protein sequence MKKLLKILLAIVAVLIITMLVMGKAYHFEKSIVINASAEKVYSHINSTKAFNEWNPWMKLDPNLKVTYSGNPGQIGDKYCWDGNKEAGNGCQEITALVPNQKQSTKMVFFKPFESDATSNIILMPEGNATKVTWDMDCELDYPMNLMKLFMDSQMDKSYGEGLNALKTISEK, from the coding sequence ATGAAAAAACTATTAAAAATCCTGCTGGCAATCGTTGCTGTTCTGATCATTACGATGCTGGTCATGGGAAAAGCGTATCATTTTGAAAAATCGATTGTCATCAATGCATCCGCGGAAAAAGTGTATTCCCATATTAATTCCACAAAAGCGTTTAATGAATGGAATCCCTGGATGAAGCTGGATCCCAATCTGAAGGTAACTTATTCCGGAAATCCCGGACAAATCGGCGATAAATATTGTTGGGACGGCAATAAAGAAGCAGGAAACGGATGCCAGGAAATTACGGCGCTGGTTCCCAATCAGAAACAATCGACCAAAATGGTTTTCTTTAAACCTTTTGAAAGCGATGCTACTTCAAACATTATTCTTATGCCAGAAGGAAACGCTACAAAAGTAACGTGGGATATGGATTGCGAACTGGATTATCCGATGAACCTGATGAAATTGTTTATGGATAGTCAAATGGATAAATCGTACGGAGAAGGTTTGAATGCTTTGAAAACAATTTCCGAAAAATAA